Proteins from one Monodelphis domestica isolate mMonDom1 chromosome 6, mMonDom1.pri, whole genome shotgun sequence genomic window:
- the SPINDOC gene encoding spindlin interactor and repressor of chromatin-binding protein isoform X1 produces MSNHRRESGAGRTMALKAEPAPLDCIQVTLKCEDVEEVRVEDDGAEALGPRAHTPPGRWPPLPSPSRRRTVPPAGPPAEPAIPIPAALREPVLRVGQPETSPVLGQCQPETSTVVSEEPEPLQSWEQEYLVGNSPGGSGRALCMVCGQELHTPSARSARRHILRQHPHTLGLSPGEKSNILEAWSEGVALLDSLGPPSPPSTDPPETPAEIVVLLDSEEKPESQSTRNRPRGLRPLQSPAAPTVDVGTKKPRNQRYKELPGEVPPKKKKGRGRSSAKAKAGARPLVPSPDLPLPHVTLEPFSAPTEVRHFTDGSFPPGFVLQLFSSSQLKASEDTSSSKGGEPAEESPGQPPSPSPAPSAGLRGTLDLQVIRVHLDEPPAVSLLQDWPKAPQGPRTAGAGDPPGWQAVLTESGVAAAREQPEAGPGE; encoded by the exons ATGAGCAACCATAGACGGGAGAGCGGCGCGG GCAGGACCATGGCCCTGAAGGCCGAGCCCGCGCCGCTGGACTGCATCCAGGTGACGCTCAAGTGCGAGGACGTGGAGGAGGTGCGAGTGGAGGACGACGGGGCCGAGGCCCTGGGGCCCCGCGCCCATACGCCCCCGGGCCGCTGGCCCCCGCTGCCGTCGCCCAGCCGCCGCCGCACTGTGCCGCCCGCTGGGCCCCCAGCTGAGCCCGCCATCCCCATCCCCGCGGCCCTGAGGGAGCCGGTGCTGCGAG tgGGACAGCCCGAGACCAGCCCCGTCCTCGGGCAGTGCCAGCCCGAGACGAGCACGGTGGTCAGCGAGGAGCCCGAGCCGCTGCAGTCATGGGAGCAGGAATACTTGGTGGGGAACAGCCCCGGGGGCAGCGGCCGGGCCCTGTGCATGGTGTGTGGCCAGGAGCTCCACACGCCTTCCGCCCGCAGCGCCCGGCGCCACATTCTTCGCCAGCACCCCCACACCCTGGGCCTGAGCCCCGGGGAGAAGAGCAACATCCTCGAGGCCTGGAGTGAGGGGGTGGCCTTGCTGGACTCCCTGgggcctccctccccccccagcaCAG ACCCTCCTGAGACACCAGCAGAGATCGTGGTTCTTCTGGACTCTGAGGAAAAGCCTGAGTCACAATCTACTCGGAACCGACCCCGGGGGCTCCGGCCCCTGCAGTCTCCCG CTGCCCCAACCGTTGATGTAGGGACCAAGAAGCCTCGGAACCAGAGATATAAAGAGCTGCCCGGGGAAGTGCCTCCCAAGAAGAAGAAGGGCAGGGGCAGGAGTTCGGCCAAGGCCAAGGCCGGGGCCAGACCCTTGGTCCCGAGTCCAG ATCTCCCCCTCCCACACGTCACCCTGGAGCCCTTCTCGGCCCCCACGGAGGTCCGGCACTTCACGGACGGCAGCTTCCCCCCAGGATTTGTCCTCCAGCTCTTTTCCAGCAGCCAGCTCAAGGCCTCGGAGGACACGTCTTCCTCGAAAGGAGGCGAGCCGGCTGAGGAAAGCCCCGGGCAGCCCCCGAGCCCCAGCCCAG cTCCCTCGGCGGGGCTCCGAGGGACGCTGGATCTACAGGTCATACGTGTGCACCTGGACGAGCCCCCGGCGGTCAGCCTGCTTCAGGATTGGCCCAAGGCTCCCCAGGGGCCCCGGACGGCGGGGGCCGGTGACCCCCCGGGCTGGCAGGCCGTGCTGACAGAGTCCGGTGTGGCTGCTGCTCGGGAACAGCCGGAGGCTGGGCCCGGCGAGTGA
- the SPINDOC gene encoding spindlin interactor and repressor of chromatin-binding protein isoform X2, producing the protein MALKAEPAPLDCIQVTLKCEDVEEVRVEDDGAEALGPRAHTPPGRWPPLPSPSRRRTVPPAGPPAEPAIPIPAALREPVLRVGQPETSPVLGQCQPETSTVVSEEPEPLQSWEQEYLVGNSPGGSGRALCMVCGQELHTPSARSARRHILRQHPHTLGLSPGEKSNILEAWSEGVALLDSLGPPSPPSTDPPETPAEIVVLLDSEEKPESQSTRNRPRGLRPLQSPAAPTVDVGTKKPRNQRYKELPGEVPPKKKKGRGRSSAKAKAGARPLVPSPDLPLPHVTLEPFSAPTEVRHFTDGSFPPGFVLQLFSSSQLKASEDTSSSKGGEPAEESPGQPPSPSPAPSAGLRGTLDLQVIRVHLDEPPAVSLLQDWPKAPQGPRTAGAGDPPGWQAVLTESGVAAAREQPEAGPGE; encoded by the exons ATGGCCCTGAAGGCCGAGCCCGCGCCGCTGGACTGCATCCAGGTGACGCTCAAGTGCGAGGACGTGGAGGAGGTGCGAGTGGAGGACGACGGGGCCGAGGCCCTGGGGCCCCGCGCCCATACGCCCCCGGGCCGCTGGCCCCCGCTGCCGTCGCCCAGCCGCCGCCGCACTGTGCCGCCCGCTGGGCCCCCAGCTGAGCCCGCCATCCCCATCCCCGCGGCCCTGAGGGAGCCGGTGCTGCGAG tgGGACAGCCCGAGACCAGCCCCGTCCTCGGGCAGTGCCAGCCCGAGACGAGCACGGTGGTCAGCGAGGAGCCCGAGCCGCTGCAGTCATGGGAGCAGGAATACTTGGTGGGGAACAGCCCCGGGGGCAGCGGCCGGGCCCTGTGCATGGTGTGTGGCCAGGAGCTCCACACGCCTTCCGCCCGCAGCGCCCGGCGCCACATTCTTCGCCAGCACCCCCACACCCTGGGCCTGAGCCCCGGGGAGAAGAGCAACATCCTCGAGGCCTGGAGTGAGGGGGTGGCCTTGCTGGACTCCCTGgggcctccctccccccccagcaCAG ACCCTCCTGAGACACCAGCAGAGATCGTGGTTCTTCTGGACTCTGAGGAAAAGCCTGAGTCACAATCTACTCGGAACCGACCCCGGGGGCTCCGGCCCCTGCAGTCTCCCG CTGCCCCAACCGTTGATGTAGGGACCAAGAAGCCTCGGAACCAGAGATATAAAGAGCTGCCCGGGGAAGTGCCTCCCAAGAAGAAGAAGGGCAGGGGCAGGAGTTCGGCCAAGGCCAAGGCCGGGGCCAGACCCTTGGTCCCGAGTCCAG ATCTCCCCCTCCCACACGTCACCCTGGAGCCCTTCTCGGCCCCCACGGAGGTCCGGCACTTCACGGACGGCAGCTTCCCCCCAGGATTTGTCCTCCAGCTCTTTTCCAGCAGCCAGCTCAAGGCCTCGGAGGACACGTCTTCCTCGAAAGGAGGCGAGCCGGCTGAGGAAAGCCCCGGGCAGCCCCCGAGCCCCAGCCCAG cTCCCTCGGCGGGGCTCCGAGGGACGCTGGATCTACAGGTCATACGTGTGCACCTGGACGAGCCCCCGGCGGTCAGCCTGCTTCAGGATTGGCCCAAGGCTCCCCAGGGGCCCCGGACGGCGGGGGCCGGTGACCCCCCGGGCTGGCAGGCCGTGCTGACAGAGTCCGGTGTGGCTGCTGCTCGGGAACAGCCGGAGGCTGGGCCCGGCGAGTGA
- the SPINDOC gene encoding spindlin interactor and repressor of chromatin-binding protein isoform X4, which produces MALKAEPAPLDCIQVTLKCEDVEEVRVEDDGAEALGPRAHTPPGRWPPLPSPSRRRTVPPAGPPAEPAIPIPAALREPVLRVGQPETSPVLGQCQPETSTVVSEEPEPLQSWEQEYLVGNSPGGSGRALCMVCGQELHTPSARSARRHILRQHPHTLGLSPGEKSNILEAWSEGVALLDSLGPPSPPSTDPPETPAEIVVLLDSEEKPESQSTRNRPRGLRPLQSPAAPTVDVGTKKPRNQRYKELPGEVPPKKKKGRGRSSAKAKAGARPLVPSPDLPLPHVTLEPFSAPTEVRHFTDGSFPPGFVLQLFSSSQLKASEDTSSSKGGEPAEESPGQPPSPSPGHTCAPGRAPGGQPASGLAQGSPGAPDGGGR; this is translated from the exons ATGGCCCTGAAGGCCGAGCCCGCGCCGCTGGACTGCATCCAGGTGACGCTCAAGTGCGAGGACGTGGAGGAGGTGCGAGTGGAGGACGACGGGGCCGAGGCCCTGGGGCCCCGCGCCCATACGCCCCCGGGCCGCTGGCCCCCGCTGCCGTCGCCCAGCCGCCGCCGCACTGTGCCGCCCGCTGGGCCCCCAGCTGAGCCCGCCATCCCCATCCCCGCGGCCCTGAGGGAGCCGGTGCTGCGAG tgGGACAGCCCGAGACCAGCCCCGTCCTCGGGCAGTGCCAGCCCGAGACGAGCACGGTGGTCAGCGAGGAGCCCGAGCCGCTGCAGTCATGGGAGCAGGAATACTTGGTGGGGAACAGCCCCGGGGGCAGCGGCCGGGCCCTGTGCATGGTGTGTGGCCAGGAGCTCCACACGCCTTCCGCCCGCAGCGCCCGGCGCCACATTCTTCGCCAGCACCCCCACACCCTGGGCCTGAGCCCCGGGGAGAAGAGCAACATCCTCGAGGCCTGGAGTGAGGGGGTGGCCTTGCTGGACTCCCTGgggcctccctccccccccagcaCAG ACCCTCCTGAGACACCAGCAGAGATCGTGGTTCTTCTGGACTCTGAGGAAAAGCCTGAGTCACAATCTACTCGGAACCGACCCCGGGGGCTCCGGCCCCTGCAGTCTCCCG CTGCCCCAACCGTTGATGTAGGGACCAAGAAGCCTCGGAACCAGAGATATAAAGAGCTGCCCGGGGAAGTGCCTCCCAAGAAGAAGAAGGGCAGGGGCAGGAGTTCGGCCAAGGCCAAGGCCGGGGCCAGACCCTTGGTCCCGAGTCCAG ATCTCCCCCTCCCACACGTCACCCTGGAGCCCTTCTCGGCCCCCACGGAGGTCCGGCACTTCACGGACGGCAGCTTCCCCCCAGGATTTGTCCTCCAGCTCTTTTCCAGCAGCCAGCTCAAGGCCTCGGAGGACACGTCTTCCTCGAAAGGAGGCGAGCCGGCTGAGGAAAGCCCCGGGCAGCCCCCGAGCCCCAGCCCAG GTCATACGTGTGCACCTGGACGAGCCCCCGGCGGTCAGCCTGCTTCAGGATTGGCCCAAGGCTCCCCAGGGGCCCCGGACGGCGGGGGCCGGTGA
- the SPINDOC gene encoding spindlin interactor and repressor of chromatin-binding protein isoform X3, with amino-acid sequence MSNHRRESGAGRTMALKAEPAPLDCIQVTLKCEDVEEVRVEDDGAEALGPRAHTPPGRWPPLPSPSRRRTVPPAGPPAEPAIPIPAALREPVLRVGQPETSPVLGQCQPETSTVVSEEPEPLQSWEQEYLVGNSPGGSGRALCMVCGQELHTPSARSARRHILRQHPHTLGLSPGEKSNILEAWSEGVALLDSLGPPSPPSTDPPETPAEIVVLLDSEEKPESQSTRNRPRGLRPLQSPAAPTVDVGTKKPRNQRYKELPGEVPPKKKKGRGRSSAKAKAGARPLVPSPDLPLPHVTLEPFSAPTEVRHFTDGSFPPGFVLQLFSSSQLKASEDTSSSKGGEPAEESPGQPPSPSPGHTCAPGRAPGGQPASGLAQGSPGAPDGGGR; translated from the exons ATGAGCAACCATAGACGGGAGAGCGGCGCGG GCAGGACCATGGCCCTGAAGGCCGAGCCCGCGCCGCTGGACTGCATCCAGGTGACGCTCAAGTGCGAGGACGTGGAGGAGGTGCGAGTGGAGGACGACGGGGCCGAGGCCCTGGGGCCCCGCGCCCATACGCCCCCGGGCCGCTGGCCCCCGCTGCCGTCGCCCAGCCGCCGCCGCACTGTGCCGCCCGCTGGGCCCCCAGCTGAGCCCGCCATCCCCATCCCCGCGGCCCTGAGGGAGCCGGTGCTGCGAG tgGGACAGCCCGAGACCAGCCCCGTCCTCGGGCAGTGCCAGCCCGAGACGAGCACGGTGGTCAGCGAGGAGCCCGAGCCGCTGCAGTCATGGGAGCAGGAATACTTGGTGGGGAACAGCCCCGGGGGCAGCGGCCGGGCCCTGTGCATGGTGTGTGGCCAGGAGCTCCACACGCCTTCCGCCCGCAGCGCCCGGCGCCACATTCTTCGCCAGCACCCCCACACCCTGGGCCTGAGCCCCGGGGAGAAGAGCAACATCCTCGAGGCCTGGAGTGAGGGGGTGGCCTTGCTGGACTCCCTGgggcctccctccccccccagcaCAG ACCCTCCTGAGACACCAGCAGAGATCGTGGTTCTTCTGGACTCTGAGGAAAAGCCTGAGTCACAATCTACTCGGAACCGACCCCGGGGGCTCCGGCCCCTGCAGTCTCCCG CTGCCCCAACCGTTGATGTAGGGACCAAGAAGCCTCGGAACCAGAGATATAAAGAGCTGCCCGGGGAAGTGCCTCCCAAGAAGAAGAAGGGCAGGGGCAGGAGTTCGGCCAAGGCCAAGGCCGGGGCCAGACCCTTGGTCCCGAGTCCAG ATCTCCCCCTCCCACACGTCACCCTGGAGCCCTTCTCGGCCCCCACGGAGGTCCGGCACTTCACGGACGGCAGCTTCCCCCCAGGATTTGTCCTCCAGCTCTTTTCCAGCAGCCAGCTCAAGGCCTCGGAGGACACGTCTTCCTCGAAAGGAGGCGAGCCGGCTGAGGAAAGCCCCGGGCAGCCCCCGAGCCCCAGCCCAG GTCATACGTGTGCACCTGGACGAGCCCCCGGCGGTCAGCCTGCTTCAGGATTGGCCCAAGGCTCCCCAGGGGCCCCGGACGGCGGGGGCCGGTGA